From the Elusimicrobiota bacterium genome, one window contains:
- a CDS encoding MBL fold metallo-hydrolase produces MGGAPSSILAERLIKPPPTPTDLPKPSRTFALDLITRRAAGGLSLEAYDTGTLHVRGEVVSALKSWHAKLKLQVPAFLIRHPKEGMILFDTGLSTTTQRSDNLLLELVDPAQPQWTSKAGQDLPSQLKEAGIDSSEIRYIVLSSMREEHIGTISQFSSATIIATRVEYEAAKINKNKEISDKIAQIPESRFKLISMDEKPTLGPFVHAIDLFGDGTIYLTDLAGRTSGSMGALVLLDPGPVMLAGDAALVVDNYLDLALPLRGQVEDLGLFWRSLHILRALREAVPRTAVVPGHELRALRVAMNASVLIREFSVKRRFSRREKPPRVR; encoded by the coding sequence GTGGGCGGTGCGCCGAGCTCCATCCTCGCCGAACGCCTGATCAAGCCCCCGCCGACCCCGACCGACCTGCCCAAGCCGTCGAGGACCTTCGCGCTCGACCTCATCACCCGGCGCGCGGCCGGAGGCCTCTCGCTCGAGGCGTACGACACCGGGACGCTCCATGTGCGCGGAGAGGTCGTCAGCGCTCTTAAGAGCTGGCATGCCAAGCTCAAGCTCCAGGTCCCGGCCTTCCTGATCCGCCATCCTAAGGAAGGGATGATTCTTTTCGACACGGGGCTGTCCACGACCACGCAGAGAAGCGACAATCTTCTCCTGGAGCTTGTGGACCCCGCCCAGCCGCAATGGACCTCGAAGGCGGGACAAGACCTCCCCTCCCAATTAAAGGAAGCAGGCATAGATTCCTCAGAAATACGATATATCGTTCTTTCCAGTATGAGGGAAGAGCATATCGGCACTATATCGCAGTTTTCAAGTGCGACGATCATCGCGACACGCGTAGAGTATGAAGCTGCTAAAATCAATAAAAACAAGGAAATAAGCGATAAAATAGCTCAGATTCCTGAAAGTCGATTTAAATTGATTTCAATGGACGAGAAGCCGACTCTTGGTCCGTTCGTACACGCCATAGATTTGTTCGGTGACGGGACCATCTACCTGACCGACCTGGCCGGAAGGACTTCCGGCAGCATGGGGGCGCTGGTCCTGCTGGACCCCGGACCGGTGATGCTCGCGGGGGACGCGGCGCTGGTGGTCGACAACTACCTGGACCTCGCTCTGCCGCTGCGCGGACAGGTGGAAGACCTCGGACTTTTCTGGCGCTCGCTCCACATCCTGCGCGCGCTGCGCGAGGCCGTTCCGCGCACCGCCGTGGTGCCCGGACACGAGCTGCGCGCGCTGCGCGTCGCGATGAACGCGAGCGTCCTCATCCGCGAGTTCAGCGTGAAAAGACGTTTTTCTCGTCGAGAAAAGCCTCCGCGCGTCCGCTGA